Proteins co-encoded in one Salvia splendens isolate huo1 chromosome 4, SspV2, whole genome shotgun sequence genomic window:
- the LOC121798972 gene encoding ras-related protein RABE1a-like: protein MAAPPARARADYDCLIKLLLIGDSGVGKSCLLLRFSDGSFTTSFITTIGIDFKIRTIELDGKRIKLQIWDTAGQERFRTITTAYYRGAMGILLVYDVTDEASFNNIRNWIRNIEQHASDNVNKILVGNKADMDESKRAVPTSKGQALADEYGIKFFETSAKTNMNVEEVFFSIARDIKQRLADSDSKAEPQTIKINHPDQNGGSAQAAQKSACCG, encoded by the exons ATGGCCGCTCCACCCGCCAGAGCACGAGCCGATTATGACTGCCTCATCAAGCTTCTCTTGATCGGTGATAGCG GTGTGGGTAAGAGTTGCCTTCTTTTACGTTTTTCAGATGGTTCTTTCACCACCAGTTTCATCACTACGATTGG GATTGATTTTAAGATAAGAACTATTGAGCTTGATGGTAAAAGAATCAAACTGCAAATATGGGATACTGCTGGACAAGAGCGATTTCGTACTATAACAACTG CTTACTATCGTGGAGCAATGGGTATATTGCTGGTGTATGATGTTACTGATGAGGCATCTTTTAACA ATATTAGGAATTGGATCAGAAACATCGAGCAACACGCCTCTGACAACGTCAACAAGATATTGGTGGGAAACAAAGCTGATATGGATGAAAGCAAAAGG GCTGTTCCTACCTCCAAGGGTCAAGCACTAGCTGATGAATATGGAATCAAATTTTTTGAGACT AGTGCTAAGACAAACATGAACGTAGAGGAGGTTTTCTTCTCAATTGCCAGGGACATAAAGCAAAGACTCGCGGACTCTGACTCAAAGGCTGAG CCGCAGACTATAAAGATAAACCATCCAGACCAGAATGGTGGGTCTGCTCAAGCTGCTCAAAAATCAGCTTGCTGTGGTTAA